In Nymphaea colorata isolate Beijing-Zhang1983 chromosome 3, ASM883128v2, whole genome shotgun sequence, a genomic segment contains:
- the LOC116250798 gene encoding 26S proteasome regulatory subunit 4 homolog A, whose protein sequence is MGQGSPGGLKGQGLPGDRKHDDKKEKKFEPAAPPARVGRKQRKQKGPEAAARLPTVTPLTKCKLRLLKLERIKDYLLMEEEFVTNQERLKPQEDKNEEDRSKVDDLRGSPMSVGNLEELIDENHAIVSSSVGPEYYVGILSFVDKDQLEPGCAILMHNKVLSVVGLLQDEVDPMVSVMKVEKAPLESYADIGGLDAQIQEIKEAVELPLTHPELYEDIGIKPPKGVILYGEPGTGKTLLAKAVANSTSATFLRVVGSELIQKYLGDGPKLVRELFRVADELSPSIVFIDEIDAVGTKRYDAHSGGEREIQRTMLELLNQLDGFDSRGDVKVILATNRIESLDPALLRPGRIDRKIEFPLPDIKTRRRIFQIHTSRMTLADDVNLEEFVMTKDEFSGADIKAICTEAGLLALRERRMKVTHADFKKAKEKVMFKKKEGVPEGLYM, encoded by the exons ATGGGTCAGGGTTCTCCCGGCGGCCTGAAAGGTCAGGGTCTCCCCGGCGACCGGAAGCACGACgataagaaggagaagaagttCGAGCCGGCCGCGCCCCCTGCTCGCGTCggccgcaagcagcggaagcaGAAGGGGCCTGAAGCTGCGGCGAGGCTGCCTACTGTGACGCCGCTGACTAAATGCAAGCTCCGGCTTCTGAAGCTGGAACGGATCAAGGATTATTTGCTCATGGAGGAGGAGTTCGTTACCAACCAGGAGCGGCTGAAGCCCCAGGAGGACAAGAACGAGGAAGATCGGTCCAAGGTCGACGATCTCAGGGGCTCCCCTATGAGCGTCGGCAACCTCGAGGAGCTCATCGACGAGAACCACGCCATCGTCTCCTCCTCCGTCGGTCCTGAGTACTATGTGGGTATTCTCTCGTTCGTTGATAAGGACCAGCTCGAGCCTGGTTGCGCCATCCTCATGCACAACAAG GTGCTTTCTGTTGTTGGTCTGCTGCAAGATGAAGTTGACCCCATGGTGTCAGTAATGAAGGTCGAGAAGGCTCCTTTGGAATCCTACGCTGATATAGGTGGGTTGGATGCCCAAATTCAAGAAATCAAGGAAGCAGTGGAGCTTCCTCTCACCCATCCTGAACTGTATGAAGACATTGGCATCAAGCCACCAAAAGGGGTCATACTGTACGGGGAGCCTGGAACTGGCAAAACATTACTGGCTAAG GCAGTGGCTAATTCGACATCAGCAACATTTCTGCGTGTTGTTGGGAGTGAATTAATACAGAAGTACTTGGGAGATGGACCAAAACTTGTTAGGGAGCTGTTCAGGGTTGCTGATGAGCTCTCCCCCTCAATTGTATTTATTGATGAAATTGATGCAGTTGGTACAAAAAG GTATGACGCCCATTCCGGAGGTGAACGTGAGATCCAAAGAACAATGTTGGAATTGCTTAACCAGTTAGATGGTTTTGATTCTAGAGGAGATGTCAAGGTTATTCTTGCCACTAACAGAATCGAGAGCCTTGATCCTGCATTGCTTAGGCCTGGTCGGATAGACAGAAAGATCGAATTCCCACTTCCTGACATTAAGACTAGGCGACGGATTTTCCAG ATACATACATCAAGAATGACATTGGCGGATGATGTAAACTTAGAAGAGTTTGTTATGACAAAGGATGAGTTTTCTGGAGCAGACATCAAGGCCATCTGTACCGAGGCTGGTCTTCTTGCCCTAAGAGAACGAAGAATGAAG GTGACGCATGCCGACTTcaagaaagcaaaggaaaaggtcatgttcaagaagaaagaaggggtGCCAGAGGGACTCTACATGTAG
- the LOC116250137 gene encoding uncharacterized protein LOC116250137, whose protein sequence is MCKQGLELESESLNSQNQAVGGMENSLATADDVPRVKFLCSFGGSILPRPQDGKLRYVGGETRIVSVSRDIKFVELMAKMKELFDSVSLLKYQQPDEDLDALVSVVNDDDVINMMEEYDKFGQGDGFTRLRMFLFSHPDDDASLFDTDERETQRRYVDALNSLSDPSDFTRQSEVSGQSDRLQLAEQFFNSMHFDNMRNCEVVVPQYNAHPIGVLHQPLIGHCNGSVVYQEHEVGFQGLPQIKPLGVASGREVQPQMHTPRYNEMEMPWSPAYYSSGHQPSSDSRAVSEFCSSPSTGRYRMAFDLHERAFDECSNGQNVGPFAAANHQTAYDHPVALVDNLPQMQQGTAVAAECNGIQVPAGNQQPVFDGISKCEPSHFALMRNQAFLESHYPDGRWKHVHTQLDQASESTKFCDRCREYYSRKETILFNGDAKENGVYSKDQNESHHNLGECYGHERGWIAHRLNNWPDESRNHISGPRRNNERNVPFPPSCHDNLPLPLNYMNHEDPNHINSIGEFNNEGSVGLVPHMQSPVLDDIGMGYGNFAAVSSKDDQFHGPVGPAYTLHKIGPAVVCGSPGYELSDFQQQPNCALNSGFLNTAPVGSPRFSCVPPDNDNARILQSGSPHSINPFDASSADHALYMNRNVVNEQNYTMLHFDGGKEPNAGAAGVCMEAVVDAGCDSPNCQKPVNLSQNNRGSNFLAPISIQPQGDLIGFAESKEPQDATFSSISRNHDTVGSPISASPLKNNMDAIGSERLSETEMTVQEVYQPKQAAISIEPDARGTHIPNSSDGVRPGPGDALDSSKKMELSSECLSLIPELMASMKKAKLEGLQQIQGRGGDGSDLHKEQNHTGEAPDAESLRSSLHEDEDLNSDHPKASKIEMTSAEAEALERGLQMIKNNDLEEIRELGSGTYGSVYHGKWKGSDVAIKRIKPSCFAGRPSERERLIADFWKEALILSSLHHPNVVSFYGVVRDGPEGSLATVTEFMVNGSLKQVLQKKDRTIDRRKRLIIAMDASFGMEYLHGKNIVHFDLKCENLLVNMKDPHRPVCKIGDLGLSKVRQHTLVSGGIRGTLPWMAPELLNGKNNMVTEKIDVYSFGIVMWELLTGEEPYADMHCASIIGGIVNNSLRPQVPSWCDPEWRSLMERCWSSEPSERPSFAEISQALRKMFAVLSGK, encoded by the exons ATGTGTAAGCAGGGGCTTGAATTGGAGTCGGAGTCCTTGAACAGTCAGAACCAGGCAGTGGGCGGGATGGAGAATTCCTTGGCGACGGCCGATGACGTTCCCCGAGTGAAGTTTCTTTGCAGTTTCGGGGGTAGTATCCTCCCCAGGCCGCAGGATGGGAAGCTGAGGTATGTGGGAGGAGAGACGCGCATCGTCAGCGTCTCTCGGGACATCAAATTCGTGGAATTGATGGCGAAGATGAAGGAGTTGTTCGATTCAGTCTCACTATTGAAGTATCAACAGCCTGATGAGGACCTCGACGCCCTGGTATCGGTCGTGAATGATGACGACGTGATCAACATGATGGAGGAGTACGACAAATTTGGACAAGGTGATGGATTTACTCGGCTTAGGATGTTCCTATTTTCTCATCCTGATGATGATGCTTCTTTATTTGATACGGATGAGAGAGAGACGCAGCGTCGGTACGTAGACGCGTTAAACAGCTTGAGCGATCCGTCAGACTTCACTAGGCAGTCCGAGGTCAGTGGACAGAGTGATAGGCTCCAGCTTGCGGAGCAGTTCTTCAATTCGATGCACTTTGATAACATGAGGAACTGTGAGGTGGTCGTTCCACAATATAACGCCCACCCGATCGGTGTTCTTCATCAGCCACTTATCGGGCATTGCAATGGCTCGGTTGTGTACCAAGAACACGAGGTTGGTTTTCAAGGCTTGCCACAAATAAAGCCACTGGGAGTGGCTAGTGGACGAGAAGTGCAGCCGCAGATGCACACACCGAGGTATAATGAGATGGAGATGCCATGGAGTCCTGCTTATTATTCGTCTGGGCATCAGCCTTCTAGTGACTCGAGGGCTGTGTCAGAATTCTGCTCTTCTCCTTCGACTGGCCGCTATCGCATGGCATTTGATCTTCATGAGAGAGCGTTTGATGAATGCAGTAATGGACAAAATGTTGGTCCTTTTGCTGCAGCGAACCATCAGACTGCTTACGACCACCCTGTAGCTCTTGTCGATAACTTGCCTCAGATGCAACAGGGCACTGCTGTGGCAGCTGAGTGCAATGGGATTCAAGTTCCTGCAGGCAACCAGCAGCCTGTGTTTGATGGAATTAGCAAATGCGAGCCTAGTCATTTTGCTCTCATGCGAAATCAAGCTTTTCTTGAGTCGCATTATCCAGATGGTCGCTGGAAACACGTCCATACCCAGCTGGACCAGGCAAGTGAAAGCACTAAGTTCTGTGATCGCTGTAGAGAATACTATTCAAGAAAGGAGACAATCTTGTTCAATGGTGATGCAAAGGAGAATGGGGTTTACTCCAAAGATCAAAACGAATCTCATCATAACCTTGGTGAATGTTATGGCCATGAGAGAGGATGGATTGCACATCGCTTAAATAATTGGCCAGATGAGTCTAGAAACCATATATCTGGACCACGAAGAAATAATGAACGAAATGTTCCATTCCCACCCAGCTGTCATGACAACCTTCCTTTGCCTCTGAACTACATGAACCATGAAGATCCCAACCATATCAATTCTATCGGGGAATTCAATAATGAAGGCAGTGTAGGTCTTGTTCCTCATATGCAATCCCCAGTTCTTGATGACATTGGAATGGGATATGGAAATTTTGCTGCTGTATCTAGCAAGGACGATCAATTCCATGGTCCAGTTGGGCCTGCATACACATTGCACAAGATTGGGCCGGCGGTTGTTTGTGGAAGCCCAGGCTATGAGTTATCAGATTTTCAGCAACAGCCAAATTGTGCTCTCAACTCGGGGTTTTTGAATACTGCACCGGTGGGAAGTCCAAGGTTTTCTTGTGTACCACCAGATAATGACAATGCTAGGATTCTGCAATCTGGAAGTCCACATTCGATTAATCCCTTTGATGCATCTTCAGCTGATCATGCTCTATATATGAACAGGAACGTTGTTAATGAACAAAACTACACCATGCTTCATTTTGATGGTGGCAAAGAGCCGAATGCTGGTGCTGCTGGAGTGTGTATGGAGGCAGTTGTGGATGCTGGGTGCGATTCTCCTAATTGTCAGAAGCCTGTGAATTTGTCACAAAATAATAGGGGCTCCAATTTCTTAGCTCCAATATCTATCCAACCTCAAGGAGATTTGATTGGTTTTGCTGAAAGTAAAGAACCTCAAGACGCTACATTTTCATCTATATCCCGGAATCATGATACAGTAGGTTCTCCCATTTCTGCATCCCCACTCAAGAACAACATGGATGCCATTGGATCAGAAAGATTATCAGAAACAGAAATGACAGTCCAAGAGGTGTACCAGCCAAAACAAGCAGCAATTTCAATCGAGCCTGATGCACGTGGTACTCATATTCCTAACAGTAGTGATGGTGTAAGACCTGGTCCTGGGGATGCTCTTGATTCATCAAAAAAGATGGAACTTTCATCTGAATGTTTGAGTTTAATACCCGAGCTGATGGCATCAATGAAGAAAGCAAAACTGGAAGGACTACAACAGATTCAAGGCCGAGGAGGTGATGGCTCTGATCTTCACAAAGAGCAAAATCATACAGGGGAGGCACCTGACGCTGAATCACTTAGATCATCCCTCCATGAG GATGAAGATCTTAATAGTGATCATCCCAAAGCATCTAAGATTGAGATGACTAGTGCAGAAGCAGAAGCTCTAGAAAGAGGATTACAG ATGATTAAAAACAATGATCTGGAAGAGATCCGTGAACTAGGATCTGGTACTTATGGTTCTGTCTATCATGGTAAATGGAAAGGTTCTGATGTTGCAATTAAACGGATTAAACCTAGCTGCTTTGCTGGAAGACCATCTGAGCGAGAACGATTG ATTGCAGACTTTTGGAAAGAGGCTTTGATTTTGAGTTCCTTGCACCATCCAAATGTTGTATCATTCTATGGTGTTGTCCGTGATGGCCCTGAAGGATCATTGGCTACTGTAACAGAGTTTATGGTTAATGGGTCCCTAAAACAAGTCCTACAAAAGAAAGATAG AACAATTGATCGCCGTAAACGCTTAATCATTGCCATGGATGCGTCATTTGGTATGGAATATTTGCATGGGAAGAACATTGTCCATTTTGATCTGAAGTGCGAAAACCTATTGGTGAACATGAAGGACCCTCATCGGCCTGTATGTAAG ATTGGAGACTTGGGCCTATCAAAGGTACGGCAACATACTTTAGTTTCTGGCGGTATTCGTGGAACTTTACCATGGATGGCACCTGAGCTTCTAAATGGAAAGAACAACATGGTGACGGAAAAA ATTGATGTATACTCGTTTGGGATTGTCATGTGGGAGCTACTTACAGGAGAAGAACCTTATGCAGATATGCATTGTGCCTCTATAATTG GTGGGATTGTGAATAACTCATTACGTCCACAAGTACCTTCTTGGTGTGATCCTGAATGGAGATCTTTGATGGAGAGGTGCTGGTCGTCAGAACCAAGTGAGAGACCATCATTTGCAGAAATCTCTCAGGCACTGAGGAAAATGTTTGCAGTGCTCAGTGGAAAGTGA